In Horticoccus luteus, the following proteins share a genomic window:
- a CDS encoding beta strand repeat-containing protein, translated as MKSTRLALLGFAAALLTPLSLVHAGDGYANGTSGTDTWNDAAASLKWTSDAGVTFVAPTAGNVYHTNGNNVKAGQIGVPSDLGAAGATTFAGDQLIVDGYSAASGGTSNATAGKLIFEQGNTANNVQASGPRQTPSSYYRAEYTANIVTAPTTGADVRTLQGSTGLITLKGTLTLNGTTNFFLPSKVSDMRFNIEAALSGSGDIVINGGSAGGTTTNGFVTWAFGDMSQWHGTAITVANKHTIAFTQNTDFYTTNPTLQLDFSNTSAGFINLSANVSVGSGKVKIATGTSKNPATFTLLDGIYTVYDLNALAIAQSASGAPYSAQTWASEGAGYDAAGTTYKLYVGQALPATAPTISTQPASKAVFAGSSVTFSVVATGTPAPTYQWQKDGSPLAGKTDASLSLTNVSSAEAGDYAVVVTNVGGTVTSNVATLTVQTVAVAPSFTAQPQSKTSYAGTTVTFTATATGTPAPTYTWQLNGTAIAGATTATLTRSSISDASAGTYTCVATNSAGFATSTGAVLTVTPLPTGVQAYANANATGSSDNWNAAKDAVQWTFDAGTTYLAASTGNTYHTNGYTIRAGHAATVAPLAPGVSTFNGATLVVDAFSSASQLTDNSAAGGGTLNFEPASTGAGPRLSPTSTTRAAFTANIVTTATPLVDQPRNIRTNTGSATLDGTLVLNGKTVFSIPGSVTDVLFDINSPVTGAGSIELSGGSSGAGTANGFVTWAFHNLNGWTGASLAVMHHHTVSFAGPTDLYRTNPAGAVVLGSTSSPSSGYLNIQADVSFGSGKLSIITGSATTPVTTVIPDNTYTVASLNAYVANVVAGTSGGYVDLPLASEGPTNTTTPNYSGTTYRIYVGSGLPNQAPTISTQPQGATVLLGETVTLTVAADGSPAPTFQWQKDNVAIAGATAATLTIASAQVTDSGTYTVVATNAVSSVTSSGALVTVNLPPAPPFTAQPASLTQNAGTTATFTAAVAPSAFAPTYQWQKDGSDVAGATSATLTIANIQAAHAGSYTVIATNAGGSTTSTAATLVVTPAAPTVEPAAPLTVGAGSPITLTAVAHGTEPFTYTWAKDGVIIAGATDATYTIANAQASDSGIYTYTATNSVGTAMSADAQVVVNAVSSTYLSNVSVRVTTTPTQTLIMGFVVANGSKPILVRAAGPMLNTFGLTGAPNPSVTLFDSSTNPATSVAVNDDWSLSLKNKIAELGAYPFADGSKDAALLQTITGPHTANAMGGGSGALLAEAYDAGTNNGPKLVNVSARFNAGTGNDVLIAGLVIAGTGQQWVLIRAIGPTLADFGVPGTLVDPKVEVHHTVNQADVIVASNDNWDAALATEFSRLGAFPLTANSKDAALLVLLDAGAYTVQVSGVNGGTGEALVEVYDATP; from the coding sequence ATGAAATCGACCCGCCTTGCGCTCCTCGGCTTCGCCGCCGCCCTCCTCACCCCTCTCTCGCTGGTGCACGCCGGCGATGGCTATGCCAACGGCACCAGCGGCACCGACACGTGGAACGATGCCGCCGCGTCCCTCAAGTGGACCAGCGACGCGGGCGTGACCTTCGTCGCCCCCACTGCCGGCAACGTTTACCACACCAACGGCAACAACGTGAAAGCCGGCCAGATCGGCGTGCCCTCTGATTTGGGCGCCGCGGGCGCCACCACCTTTGCCGGCGATCAACTGATCGTCGACGGCTACAGCGCCGCCTCGGGCGGGACCAGCAATGCCACGGCCGGCAAACTGATCTTCGAGCAAGGCAACACCGCCAACAATGTTCAGGCCAGCGGCCCGCGCCAAACGCCCTCCAGCTACTACCGCGCCGAATACACCGCCAACATCGTCACCGCGCCGACGACCGGCGCGGACGTGCGCACCCTTCAAGGCAGCACCGGGTTGATCACGCTCAAGGGCACGTTGACGCTCAATGGCACGACGAATTTCTTCCTTCCGAGCAAGGTGAGCGACATGCGCTTCAACATCGAAGCCGCGCTGTCCGGGTCCGGCGATATCGTGATCAACGGCGGATCGGCGGGTGGCACCACCACCAACGGATTCGTGACCTGGGCGTTTGGCGACATGTCCCAGTGGCATGGCACCGCGATCACCGTGGCCAACAAGCACACCATCGCCTTCACCCAGAACACCGACTTTTACACCACCAACCCCACGCTCCAGTTGGATTTCTCCAACACCTCCGCAGGCTTTATCAACCTTTCGGCCAACGTTTCCGTCGGCAGCGGCAAGGTCAAGATCGCCACCGGCACCTCCAAGAATCCCGCGACGTTCACGCTGCTCGACGGCATTTATACGGTTTACGATCTCAATGCCCTCGCGATCGCCCAATCGGCGAGCGGAGCGCCTTACTCCGCCCAGACTTGGGCCAGCGAAGGCGCCGGCTACGACGCCGCCGGCACCACCTACAAACTCTACGTCGGCCAGGCTCTCCCCGCGACTGCACCGACCATCTCCACCCAGCCCGCCAGCAAGGCCGTTTTCGCCGGCAGCTCCGTCACCTTCTCCGTCGTCGCCACCGGCACCCCTGCGCCAACGTATCAATGGCAGAAGGACGGCTCGCCCTTGGCCGGTAAAACCGACGCCAGTCTCTCGCTGACCAACGTTTCTTCCGCCGAGGCCGGCGACTACGCCGTCGTCGTCACCAATGTCGGCGGCACCGTCACCAGCAATGTCGCCACGCTGACCGTGCAAACTGTCGCGGTTGCCCCGAGTTTCACCGCCCAGCCGCAAAGCAAAACCAGCTACGCAGGCACGACCGTCACGTTCACCGCCACCGCGACCGGCACCCCCGCGCCGACTTACACGTGGCAGCTCAACGGCACCGCCATCGCCGGCGCGACCACCGCGACTCTCACGCGCTCCAGCATTTCCGACGCCTCCGCGGGCACCTACACCTGCGTTGCGACCAATAGCGCCGGCTTCGCCACCAGCACGGGGGCCGTCCTCACCGTGACGCCCCTGCCGACCGGCGTGCAGGCTTACGCCAATGCCAACGCCACCGGTTCGAGCGACAACTGGAATGCCGCCAAGGACGCCGTGCAATGGACCTTTGATGCCGGCACCACCTACCTCGCTGCTTCCACCGGCAACACCTACCACACCAACGGCTACACGATCCGCGCTGGTCACGCCGCCACGGTGGCGCCCCTCGCTCCGGGCGTCTCCACCTTCAACGGCGCCACGCTCGTCGTTGACGCTTTCAGCTCCGCTTCGCAGTTGACCGACAATTCTGCGGCTGGCGGCGGCACCTTGAATTTCGAGCCCGCCTCCACCGGCGCCGGCCCGCGCCTCTCGCCCACGTCGACCACGCGCGCGGCCTTTACGGCGAACATCGTCACCACCGCCACCCCTCTCGTCGATCAACCGCGCAACATTCGCACCAACACCGGTTCCGCCACGCTCGACGGCACCTTGGTGCTCAATGGCAAGACCGTCTTCAGCATCCCCGGCAGCGTGACCGACGTCTTGTTCGATATTAATTCGCCTGTCACCGGCGCCGGCAGCATCGAGCTCAGCGGCGGCTCGTCTGGCGCCGGCACCGCCAACGGCTTCGTCACCTGGGCTTTTCACAACTTGAATGGTTGGACGGGCGCGAGCCTCGCCGTGATGCACCATCACACCGTCAGCTTCGCCGGCCCGACCGATCTTTACCGCACCAACCCGGCCGGTGCGGTTGTCTTGGGCTCCACGAGCTCCCCTTCCTCCGGCTATCTGAACATCCAGGCAGATGTCTCGTTCGGCAGCGGTAAGCTTTCGATTATCACCGGCAGCGCGACCACGCCCGTGACCACCGTCATTCCCGACAACACCTACACCGTCGCGAGCCTCAACGCCTACGTCGCCAACGTCGTCGCCGGCACCTCCGGCGGTTATGTCGACCTGCCGCTCGCCAGCGAAGGCCCGACCAACACCACGACGCCGAACTACAGCGGCACCACCTACCGCATCTACGTCGGCAGCGGCCTGCCGAATCAGGCGCCCACGATTTCGACGCAGCCGCAGGGTGCGACCGTCCTCCTCGGCGAAACCGTCACGCTCACCGTCGCGGCCGACGGCAGTCCGGCCCCCACGTTCCAATGGCAGAAAGACAACGTCGCGATCGCCGGCGCCACCGCCGCCACCCTCACGATCGCCTCCGCCCAAGTGACCGATAGTGGCACCTACACGGTCGTGGCGACCAACGCGGTTTCCAGCGTCACCAGCAGCGGCGCGCTCGTCACCGTCAACCTGCCGCCGGCGCCGCCATTCACCGCGCAACCCGCCTCGCTCACGCAAAACGCCGGCACCACCGCCACGTTTACCGCCGCCGTCGCCCCCAGCGCGTTCGCGCCGACCTATCAGTGGCAGAAAGATGGCAGCGATGTGGCCGGAGCCACCTCCGCCACGTTGACGATTGCCAACATCCAAGCCGCGCACGCCGGCAGCTACACCGTGATCGCGACCAACGCCGGCGGCTCCACCACCAGCACGGCTGCGACTCTCGTCGTGACTCCCGCCGCCCCGACCGTCGAACCCGCCGCCCCGCTCACCGTCGGCGCGGGCAGCCCGATCACGCTCACCGCCGTCGCACATGGCACGGAACCGTTCACCTACACGTGGGCCAAGGATGGCGTCATCATCGCGGGTGCGACCGACGCGACCTACACGATCGCCAACGCCCAGGCGTCTGACTCCGGCATCTACACCTACACGGCGACCAACTCCGTCGGCACCGCCATGAGCGCGGACGCCCAAGTCGTCGTCAACGCCGTCTCCTCGACCTATCTCTCCAACGTCTCCGTGCGCGTCACCACCACGCCGACGCAGACGCTGATCATGGGCTTCGTCGTGGCCAACGGTTCTAAACCGATCCTCGTGCGCGCCGCCGGCCCGATGCTCAACACCTTCGGCCTCACCGGCGCTCCCAATCCTTCGGTTACGCTGTTTGATTCTTCGACGAACCCCGCCACCAGCGTAGCCGTCAACGACGACTGGTCGCTCTCGTTGAAAAATAAAATCGCCGAGCTCGGTGCGTATCCCTTCGCGGATGGCAGCAAAGACGCTGCACTGTTGCAGACCATCACCGGACCCCACACGGCGAACGCCATGGGCGGCGGCAGCGGCGCCCTCCTCGCCGAGGCCTACGACGCCGGCACCAACAACGGCCCGAAACTCGTCAATGTCTCCGCCCGCTTCAACGCCGGCACGGGCAACGACGTTCTCATCGCCGGGCTGGTCATCGCCGGCACCGGCCAGCAATGGGTGCTGATCCGCGCCATCGGCCCGACCCTCGCAGACTTCGGTGTCCCCGGCACCCTCGTCGACCCGAAGGTCGAGGTTCACCACACCGTGAATCAGGCCGACGTCATCGTCGCCTCCAACGACAACTGGGACGCCGCGCTCGCGACGGAGTTCTCCCGCCTCGGCGCCTTCCCGCTGACCGCAAACAGCAAAGACGCCGCCCTCCTCGTGCTGCTCGATGCTGGCGCCTACACCGTCCAAGTCTCCGGCGTGAACGGCGGCACCGGTGAAGCGTTGGTCGAAGTTTACGACGCGACTCCCTGA
- a CDS encoding immunoglobulin domain-containing protein: MNKFLRVASFWFGSVLTTFATSVGLSDTATLVQGRSGTTWDDATVALGTFDDGFVPTAQNRAQWASHWFTTSTGYYASAGGASEVSAELVLADNVAIPAGQLLYVWITHGSEAGLYSDAAWTAPVASTLGLSHTLHFSAQTVAIFGAFDGAHLVAATASTDLSIVTQPATQSVTAGDSVTFTVVAGGTAPFAYQWHKDGVDLAGATNATLLLASVTNADAGEYQVSVANAAAAITSDAATLTVATAPLIVDDPQSQTVPPGGSLTLTAHAEGVAPFTYQWFKNGVPIPGATDATFAIPAVSSGDAGSYIVRITNSLGTAYSAAALVAVNYGPALSNLSVRGGMTAGQTLITGFVVSGGTKPVLVRAAGPALNAFGLVGVADPRLVLYDGDTVVVTNDDWPASLAPTFASLGAFPFDPDSKDAALMESISGPHTAHTSSTGDGTVLVEAYDAGSSNGVALSNLSARYHVGTGNDILIAGFVLSGSGPQRILIRAVGPTLGSFGVTGVLENPQFSVFLDGQLVASNDDWSAALTSVFQSVGAFNFLADSKDAALLVTLEAGHGYTVQVSGVGGATGEALVEIYTVP, from the coding sequence ATGAACAAATTTCTGCGCGTTGCGTCCTTTTGGTTCGGCAGCGTTTTAACCACCTTCGCCACCTCCGTCGGTCTTTCCGACACCGCGACCCTCGTGCAGGGCCGGAGCGGCACGACGTGGGACGATGCCACCGTCGCCCTCGGCACCTTCGACGATGGGTTCGTGCCGACCGCGCAAAACCGCGCACAATGGGCCAGTCATTGGTTCACCACGTCGACCGGCTACTACGCCTCCGCCGGTGGCGCCTCTGAAGTGAGCGCCGAACTTGTTCTGGCCGACAACGTCGCAATCCCCGCCGGCCAGCTCCTCTACGTCTGGATCACCCACGGGTCCGAAGCAGGTTTATACAGCGACGCCGCCTGGACAGCGCCCGTCGCCTCCACGCTCGGCCTCAGCCACACCTTGCACTTCAGCGCGCAAACGGTGGCGATCTTCGGCGCGTTCGACGGCGCTCACCTCGTGGCGGCCACCGCCTCCACGGATCTGTCGATCGTCACGCAGCCCGCGACTCAATCCGTCACCGCAGGTGACTCGGTGACGTTCACCGTCGTCGCCGGTGGCACCGCGCCCTTCGCGTATCAATGGCACAAAGATGGCGTCGATCTCGCTGGTGCGACCAACGCCACCCTCCTCCTCGCCAGTGTTACCAACGCGGATGCCGGCGAATATCAAGTGAGCGTGGCGAACGCCGCCGCTGCCATCACCAGCGACGCCGCCACGCTCACGGTCGCCACGGCGCCCCTCATCGTCGACGATCCGCAATCGCAGACCGTGCCGCCGGGAGGCAGCCTCACGCTCACCGCCCATGCCGAGGGCGTCGCGCCCTTCACCTACCAATGGTTCAAAAACGGCGTGCCGATCCCCGGCGCGACCGACGCCACCTTCGCCATCCCTGCCGTGAGCTCGGGCGATGCGGGCAGCTATATTGTTCGGATCACCAATTCGCTCGGCACCGCGTATAGCGCCGCCGCGCTCGTGGCGGTAAACTACGGCCCTGCGCTCTCCAACCTTTCCGTGCGCGGCGGCATGACCGCCGGTCAAACGCTCATCACCGGCTTTGTGGTCTCGGGTGGCACGAAGCCCGTCCTCGTGCGCGCCGCGGGACCCGCCCTCAATGCGTTCGGCCTCGTCGGTGTCGCGGATCCACGGCTCGTTTTATATGATGGCGACACCGTCGTCGTCACCAACGACGATTGGCCGGCGTCGCTCGCTCCGACCTTCGCTTCACTCGGCGCCTTTCCCTTCGACCCCGACAGCAAGGACGCCGCCCTCATGGAATCGATCAGTGGCCCGCACACCGCGCACACCAGCAGCACCGGCGACGGCACCGTGCTGGTCGAAGCCTACGACGCCGGCTCGAGCAATGGCGTCGCGTTGAGCAACCTCTCCGCGCGCTATCATGTCGGCACCGGCAACGATATCCTCATCGCCGGCTTCGTGCTGAGCGGCAGCGGACCACAACGGATCTTGATCCGCGCCGTCGGCCCGACACTCGGCTCCTTTGGCGTCACTGGCGTGCTGGAGAATCCGCAATTCAGCGTGTTTCTCGACGGTCAGTTGGTCGCATCCAACGACGATTGGTCCGCCGCGCTCACGTCCGTTTTTCAATCGGTCGGCGCCTTCAATTTCCTCGCTGACAGCAAAGACGCCGCGCTGCTTGTCACACTCGAGGCGGGCCACGGCTACACCGTGCAAGTGTCGGGTGTCGGCGGCGCCACCGGCGAAGCACTCGTGGAAATCTACACGGTGCCGTGA
- a CDS encoding tetratricopeptide repeat protein, which translates to MPARTLHRLPLIAALAVIVLAGLVAYRGSFAAPFVFDDLSAVRDNRSIRQLWPLSEPLALAPRTGGSGADGRPLVNLSLALNYAWSGLDVRGYRVTNLIAHILAALALFALVRRTLTLPKVGLPPADVTLAAAASALLWVVHPLQSESVLIVQNRSEILTALCYFLTLLFVARAALAPRGTRWSTLAIVTCLAGMACKETMVSAPLAALLYDRTFLAGSFRAAWRQRGRLYLALAATWGLLAVLVLQQDGRSGTAGFGLGVTAWNYLCTQCAAIVIYLKLVVWPSPLVLDYGLPIVRDWTAVWPQAALLVLLGAAAIWALRRCPRAGFLGFVFFATLAPSSSVIPIVTQTMAEHRMYLPLAPLLVLLVLGLRRLSRFWWAPVAAAVLGLTVLTAQRIPAYRSELALWTDTVAHAPENARAHNNLGNMLAASPADLPAAIAEFRRALQLQPDHLEALNNLGNALVLSGPAGVPEAIACYEHALRLDPNYASAHSNLGEALAKVPGRLDEAIAHLERAVALKPQFPEAQFNLALALAQRPGSALAAIAQFDLAIIQQPELAEAHYYRANLLLAQPGRVTDAIAGYEAALRLNPRYPEAHHNLGTALARTPGRLDDAIAHLRTAIELKPDYFSAFLNLGLIYAELPGHETLARTHLERALALRPDSTRTRAALGRLNAHRRP; encoded by the coding sequence ATGCCTGCACGAACCCTTCACCGCCTTCCGTTGATCGCCGCCCTCGCGGTGATCGTGTTGGCCGGCCTCGTGGCCTATCGTGGCAGCTTCGCGGCGCCCTTCGTCTTCGACGATCTCTCGGCCGTGCGCGACAATCGCTCGATTCGGCAGCTCTGGCCACTAAGCGAACCACTCGCCCTCGCTCCGCGCACCGGCGGCTCGGGCGCTGACGGACGGCCGCTCGTCAACCTCTCCCTCGCGCTTAACTATGCGTGGAGTGGTCTCGATGTCCGCGGCTATCGCGTCACCAACCTCATCGCCCACATCCTGGCGGCTCTCGCCCTCTTCGCGCTCGTGCGGCGCACACTCACGCTGCCGAAAGTCGGCCTTCCTCCAGCCGACGTCACACTCGCCGCCGCCGCCTCGGCCTTGCTGTGGGTTGTTCATCCGCTGCAATCAGAGAGCGTCCTCATCGTCCAAAACCGCAGCGAAATCCTCACCGCACTCTGCTATTTTTTAACGCTGCTATTCGTCGCCCGCGCCGCCCTCGCGCCCCGCGGCACGCGATGGTCAACCCTCGCGATCGTCACGTGTCTCGCCGGGATGGCCTGCAAAGAAACCATGGTTTCCGCGCCCCTCGCCGCGCTGCTCTACGATCGCACGTTTCTCGCCGGTTCGTTCCGCGCCGCGTGGCGTCAACGCGGGCGGCTGTATCTTGCCCTCGCCGCCACGTGGGGACTTCTCGCCGTCCTGGTGTTGCAGCAGGACGGCCGTTCCGGCACCGCCGGATTTGGACTCGGCGTCACCGCTTGGAATTACCTGTGCACCCAGTGCGCGGCGATCGTCATCTATCTCAAGCTCGTCGTCTGGCCTTCGCCCTTGGTCTTGGATTACGGCCTTCCCATTGTTCGCGATTGGACCGCCGTCTGGCCGCAGGCGGCGTTGCTGGTCCTCCTCGGCGCGGCCGCCATCTGGGCGTTGCGGCGCTGTCCGCGCGCCGGCTTTCTCGGCTTCGTCTTCTTCGCCACCCTCGCGCCCAGCTCGAGCGTCATCCCCATCGTCACCCAAACGATGGCCGAACACCGGATGTATCTGCCGCTCGCGCCGCTGCTCGTGCTGCTCGTTCTCGGTCTGCGCCGGTTGTCTCGGTTTTGGTGGGCGCCCGTAGCCGCCGCCGTCCTCGGACTGACTGTGCTCACGGCGCAACGCATCCCTGCTTACCGCTCCGAACTCGCCCTCTGGACCGACACCGTGGCCCACGCGCCGGAAAACGCCCGCGCTCACAACAATCTGGGCAACATGCTGGCCGCCTCGCCTGCGGACTTGCCTGCAGCGATCGCGGAATTTCGCCGCGCGCTGCAGTTGCAACCCGACCACCTCGAAGCCCTCAACAATCTGGGCAACGCCTTGGTTCTCTCCGGCCCGGCCGGCGTCCCCGAAGCCATCGCCTGCTACGAACACGCCCTGCGGCTCGACCCCAACTACGCCTCCGCCCACAGCAACCTTGGCGAGGCGCTCGCCAAAGTCCCCGGGCGTCTCGACGAAGCCATCGCGCACCTCGAGCGCGCCGTCGCGCTGAAGCCGCAATTCCCCGAAGCGCAGTTCAACCTCGCGCTCGCTCTCGCGCAACGCCCGGGTTCCGCCCTCGCCGCAATCGCCCAATTCGATCTCGCGATCATCCAACAGCCCGAGCTCGCGGAGGCGCACTATTACCGCGCCAACCTGTTGCTCGCCCAACCGGGCCGCGTCACCGACGCCATCGCCGGCTATGAAGCGGCGCTGCGGCTAAACCCCCGCTACCCTGAGGCGCATCACAACCTCGGCACCGCGCTGGCCCGCACGCCCGGCCGGCTCGACGATGCCATCGCTCACCTCCGCACCGCGATCGAACTGAAGCCAGATTACTTCAGCGCCTTCCTTAACCTCGGCTTGATCTATGCCGAGCTCCCCGGCCACGAAACGCTAGCACGCACTCACCTCGAACGCGCCCTCGCTCTTCGCCCCGACTCCACCCGCACCCGCGCGGCGCTCGGTCGCCTGAATGCGCACCGCCGCCCCTGA
- a CDS encoding right-handed parallel beta-helix repeat-containing protein, whose amino-acid sequence MKSLLSVGCLALALVSLAIAGEPVIPVFQLKPGQLETAPSFEACSYYFRPTDVAGRGYAVEFRRTGDTAWQRAFEPVCDQPVGIWKGSLFNLTEDTDWQVRVLSSSGAEIIGPQGFHTWSSHPPIARIIDLSQLAPGPKGWVISDQGQPDGWIKYTAPAGWKLECAYDAKDLSGAAITFSGASHVILENITVVGGARYGILVENSESVRILNCEVTGWGRVGVQQFTNTGARGKYADAAGELINLDGGITITRSARTVVERCYVHDPRHRANSWMYSHPAGPSAVFVNFARGGTVLRWNDFVGSDEHRWNDVVESASNSAPDGGFFRDSDISGNFLAFGNDDGIELEGGGMNVRFYRNKIEGTTCGISTGPCFVGPQFVYGNLVANPGDEAGLALMFFKNSHRAEQGGKRHFVNNTLYGLNCSAYGSYGRPTGSGRLGYMRNNVFVGNAARLPGDWARREDFDGDLFWLEGSVEASRSFLNGLLKVGQEMQGAAGDPHFVAPEEGDFHLGADSPARQRALAVANLTVAGAHLGALADDATEVPFRPLALTATPRQLDFSAPEKNARMQVTLRVPAGAKEAVPFVIRKNRVATWFDVSPATGTVAPGETVTLTVTVDPAALRGRPRFKGAFLVRTPSGLSRPVSVYAAVDFHEDLRPASAPDTVYLDAVTLADGKRRLSDAGAPVGGKYLALNAGDASVAARFVLPRGGRYALLARAGIGREVMKKRNFALTLDGAMKPANVPLNTDYEWNTGATNVRVVFLHDLGELAPGDHELRLQLTGGEIGLHELIITDNPAAFFADTWQREKK is encoded by the coding sequence ATGAAATCACTTCTGTCTGTCGGATGTCTCGCTCTGGCTTTGGTCAGCCTCGCGATCGCGGGGGAGCCGGTGATTCCGGTCTTTCAGCTTAAGCCTGGGCAACTTGAAACCGCGCCGAGTTTCGAGGCTTGCAGCTACTATTTTCGCCCGACTGACGTGGCGGGGCGCGGCTATGCGGTGGAGTTTCGCCGCACGGGCGACACGGCGTGGCAGCGGGCCTTTGAGCCGGTTTGCGATCAGCCCGTGGGAATTTGGAAAGGGAGTCTTTTTAATCTGACGGAGGATACGGACTGGCAGGTGCGAGTGCTTTCATCGAGTGGCGCGGAGATTATCGGACCACAGGGGTTTCACACGTGGTCGAGCCACCCGCCGATCGCGCGCATCATCGATCTCAGCCAGCTCGCGCCAGGGCCGAAGGGCTGGGTGATCTCTGATCAGGGCCAGCCGGATGGCTGGATCAAATATACGGCGCCCGCGGGCTGGAAACTGGAGTGCGCGTATGACGCGAAGGATCTGTCGGGCGCGGCGATCACGTTTTCCGGCGCGAGCCATGTGATTTTGGAAAACATCACGGTCGTTGGCGGAGCGCGCTACGGCATTCTCGTCGAAAACTCCGAGTCGGTGAGAATCCTCAACTGCGAGGTCACGGGCTGGGGTCGGGTGGGAGTGCAGCAGTTCACGAACACGGGTGCGCGAGGCAAGTATGCCGATGCCGCGGGCGAGTTGATCAACTTGGACGGCGGCATCACGATCACGCGCAGCGCACGCACGGTCGTCGAGCGCTGCTACGTGCACGATCCGCGGCACCGGGCGAACTCGTGGATGTATTCCCATCCGGCCGGCCCCTCGGCGGTCTTCGTGAATTTCGCGCGCGGCGGCACGGTGCTACGATGGAACGATTTCGTCGGCAGCGACGAGCATCGGTGGAACGACGTGGTGGAGTCCGCGAGCAACTCCGCGCCGGACGGCGGATTTTTTCGCGACAGCGACATCAGCGGCAACTTCCTCGCTTTCGGCAACGACGACGGCATCGAGCTCGAGGGCGGTGGGATGAACGTGCGCTTTTACCGCAATAAGATCGAGGGCACGACTTGCGGGATCAGCACCGGCCCCTGTTTCGTCGGCCCCCAGTTTGTTTACGGCAACCTCGTCGCAAATCCCGGCGATGAGGCGGGTCTGGCGCTCATGTTTTTCAAAAACAGCCACCGGGCGGAGCAGGGTGGGAAGCGGCACTTCGTCAACAACACGCTCTACGGACTCAACTGCAGCGCTTACGGCAGCTATGGCCGTCCCACGGGCAGCGGCCGCCTCGGCTACATGCGCAACAATGTCTTTGTCGGCAACGCCGCGCGCCTCCCCGGCGACTGGGCGCGGCGCGAGGATTTTGACGGCGACCTGTTTTGGCTCGAGGGCAGTGTGGAGGCGTCGCGGAGTTTTCTCAACGGCCTGCTCAAGGTCGGGCAGGAGATGCAGGGCGCGGCGGGTGATCCGCATTTCGTCGCCCCGGAGGAGGGTGATTTTCACCTCGGCGCGGATAGCCCGGCGCGCCAGCGCGCGTTGGCCGTGGCCAATCTCACCGTGGCGGGCGCCCACCTCGGCGCGTTGGCCGACGACGCGACGGAGGTGCCGTTTCGCCCGCTCGCGCTCACGGCCACGCCGCGCCAGCTCGATTTTTCCGCGCCCGAAAAAAACGCGCGGATGCAGGTCACGCTGCGCGTGCCGGCCGGAGCGAAGGAAGCGGTGCCGTTTGTGATCCGAAAGAATCGCGTCGCCACATGGTTCGACGTCTCGCCGGCGACGGGCACGGTGGCGCCGGGTGAAACGGTGACGCTGACGGTGACGGTTGATCCTGCGGCGCTGCGCGGGCGGCCGCGCTTCAAGGGCGCGTTTTTGGTGCGCACGCCCTCAGGCCTCTCGCGGCCGGTGTCCGTGTATGCTGCGGTGGATTTTCACGAGGATCTGCGACCGGCGTCAGCGCCAGACACAGTGTATCTGGACGCGGTGACACTGGCCGATGGGAAGCGGCGCCTGAGCGATGCCGGGGCGCCGGTCGGCGGAAAATATCTCGCCCTCAACGCCGGCGATGCGTCGGTGGCGGCGCGATTTGTGCTGCCGCGTGGCGGACGCTACGCGCTGCTGGCACGGGCGGGCATCGGGCGCGAGGTGATGAAAAAGCGGAATTTCGCCCTCACGCTCGACGGCGCGATGAAGCCGGCGAATGTGCCGCTCAACACCGATTACGAGTGGAACACGGGCGCCACGAATGTGCGCGTGGTTTTCCTGCACGATCTTGGCGAGCTTGCGCCGGGCGACCACGAATTGCGGCTGCAGCTGACCGGCGGAGAAATCGGCCTGCACGAGCTGATCATCACCGACAATCCGGCGGCATTTTTCGCCGACACCTGGCAGCGGGAGAAAAAATAA